Proteins co-encoded in one Erwinia sp. genomic window:
- a CDS encoding hypothetical protein (ID:JIFNMEKO_00522;~source:Prodigal:2.6) — MSVKDDDFDSMINRYKGDGPYLHDGNHVMIDAASGTFNLPFGYTNSRLAEKLKRQIDR, encoded by the coding sequence ATGAGTGTTAAAGATGATGATTTCGACTCCATGATTAACCGGTACAAAGGTGACGGACCATATTTACACGATGGAAATCATGTAATGATTGATGCTGCTTCAGGAACGTTTAATCTGCCCTTTGGTTACACTAATTCACGACTCGCTGAGAAACTCAAGCGGCAAATCGACCGTTGA
- the davT gene encoding 5-aminovalerate aminotransferase DavT (ID:JIFNMEKO_00523;~source:Prodigal:2.6) codes for MAQKYTRRSGVISLFMSHHGQSLATAQISGNAFRLHHFNANIDGSFKIPVPDSELAGEHNSKLLNINHSSELEDFINYGSSGNIACLIIEPILGNGGNIVLPVSFYRQIREICDKNNIVLIADEVQTGFGRTGTFFATTGYAKELKADIIVFAKGAGGIGIPTGGILMRNKLDVLEAYEHSNTSGANPLSLTALNETIAIIEDEKLRDNVQHNEHYLRDALLKLQSNHESLTNVRGLGYMYGFDTPSPEIASMVIGIAADKGLILRGSRYGKGRAIKVRPPLICKRHHLDEIIAKLDRTFTTLEQHINSTKEKTQ; via the coding sequence ATGGCACAAAAGTACACCAGAAGATCAGGTGTGATTTCACTCTTCATGTCACATCACGGTCAGTCTTTGGCCACAGCGCAGATTTCCGGGAATGCGTTTCGACTTCATCATTTTAACGCAAATATAGACGGTTCATTTAAAATCCCCGTACCAGATAGCGAACTCGCGGGAGAACATAATTCTAAGCTCCTAAATATAAATCATTCTTCAGAGCTAGAGGATTTTATCAACTATGGCTCAAGTGGCAACATTGCATGTTTGATTATTGAACCCATACTTGGTAATGGTGGCAACATTGTATTACCTGTTAGTTTTTATCGCCAAATACGAGAAATTTGTGATAAAAATAATATTGTATTAATTGCAGATGAGGTTCAGACCGGGTTTGGACGCACCGGCACTTTTTTCGCAACTACAGGTTATGCTAAGGAACTCAAGGCAGATATTATAGTTTTTGCCAAAGGTGCAGGTGGAATCGGTATCCCTACAGGGGGCATTTTGATGCGTAATAAACTCGATGTATTGGAAGCCTATGAACATTCGAATACATCCGGCGCTAACCCTTTATCCTTAACAGCTCTCAACGAGACAATCGCGATCATCGAAGATGAAAAATTACGCGATAACGTTCAACATAATGAGCATTATCTTCGTGACGCTCTGCTTAAACTGCAGAGCAATCACGAATCACTGACCAATGTCCGGGGGTTAGGCTATATGTACGGTTTTGATACGCCAAGTCCTGAAATTGCCTCAATGGTAATTGGTATTGCAGCTGATAAAGGCCTCATCTTAAGGGGATCCCGATATGGAAAAGGTCGAGCAATTAAAGTACGCCCACCGCTTATCTGTAAAAGACACCATTTAGACGAAATTATTGCTAAGCTGGATCGTACCTTTACCACGCTGGAACAACACATTAATTCTACTAAGGAAAAAACACAATGA
- a CDS encoding hypothetical protein (ID:JIFNMEKO_00521;~source:Prodigal:2.6) produces the protein MMQATNAINVRELGFFLYIKHNKSSGLFVIPRIHFMKVVGQQLGWPHEAPDNLLVSGQSVTFYFW, from the coding sequence ATGATGCAAGCAACGAATGCTATAAACGTTCGTGAATTAGGGTTTTTCTTATATATAAAACATAATAAATCCAGTGGCTTGTTTGTGATTCCACGTATACACTTTATGAAAGTTGTTGGTCAGCAGTTGGGCTGGCCCCATGAGGCTCCTGACAACTTGCTAGTGTCCGGCCAAAGCGTCACCTTTTATTTTTGGTGA